One genomic window of Sodaliphilus pleomorphus includes the following:
- a CDS encoding S41 family peptidase: MKKIIKLALATIIASSPYTTWAGEGRLLRFPSTNGRQVAFTYAGDIYTVPITGGVAVKLTSHKGYEIFPRYSPDGTQLAFTGQYDGNTEVYVMPSQGGEPRRITYTATNPRDDMGDRMGPNNIAMCWTPDGKQVVYRNRQGDGFVGTLWEAPLDGSMPTQLPLPEGGFCSFSPDGTQLAYNRVFREFRTWKYYKGGMADDIWIYDTRSKQVTNVTNNVSQDIFPMWIGNEIYFISDRDKRMNVYCYNTTTKSTAKVTNFTDYDVKFPSCGGGKIVFENGGYIYELDPASKQYSKINVTLNSEDNFAREEQRNVKDYMTSGSLSPDGNRLAITARGEAFDVPASKGVTRNITHTPGVHERDANWSPDGKHIAYISDATGETELWMRPAGGGQPVQLTSGAKTRINDFNWSPDGKSIVYTNRDNEIRLLDVASKTSTLLRQDSISAYPTPQFSPDGRWITYSQVAKNQHSVVYVYNLATKKEYAVTDSWYDSNSPAFSTDGKYLIFASSRDFNPIYSEIEWNFAYRNMEGIYMVMLDKKTPSPFLPTDDKVEAVTGDAAKSQPAATKKGKKNGKNDAATAQPVVTIDSDGLAQRIVKVPVSGNHYGNFYCDGQLLWYYGNGGTHLYNLKEQKDELIAPGALMDVTADAKKACFFKDGNFYITQLPKGKVDFSKPVNLNDLTATINYPQEWKNIYDEAWRNYRDGFYLKNMHGVDWNMIHDKYAALLPWVKNRIDLTYVIGGMISELACGHAYVDGGDHVQIDRQNIGMLGATLSREGKAYKITKIYQGAPDRAQLRSPLAEPGLDVKVGDYITAVDGMPTDTVLNIYSMLRGKAGVLTELTVAASASGEGAHKVVVKPIQDEYQLAHYEWVQNNIKHVAEKTGGRVGYVYIPDMGPDGLNEFARYFFAQIDKEALIVDDRYNGGGNISPMVIERLLRQPYRMTMFRGSSFNGTIPEQTLYGPKVLLINKYSASDGDLFPWSFKANKIGKVVGTRTWGGIIGINGSLPYIDGTSITTPFFTNYDAKTGKWIVENHGVDPDILIDNDPVKEYNGEDQQLDKAIEVVLDELKNYKPLPKTPAPRTLKDLGVAEN, encoded by the coding sequence ACCCATCACAGGAGGGGTTGCCGTGAAGCTCACCTCGCACAAGGGATATGAGATATTTCCACGTTATTCGCCCGACGGCACCCAGCTGGCCTTCACTGGCCAGTACGACGGCAACACCGAGGTGTATGTGATGCCAAGCCAGGGCGGCGAACCCCGCCGCATCACCTACACGGCCACCAACCCGCGCGACGACATGGGCGACCGCATGGGTCCCAACAACATCGCCATGTGCTGGACCCCCGACGGCAAGCAAGTGGTGTATCGCAACCGTCAGGGCGACGGCTTTGTGGGCACCCTGTGGGAGGCTCCGCTCGACGGCAGCATGCCCACGCAGCTGCCCCTGCCCGAAGGCGGATTTTGCAGCTTCTCGCCCGACGGCACCCAGCTGGCCTATAATCGCGTGTTTAGAGAGTTCCGCACCTGGAAGTATTACAAGGGCGGCATGGCCGACGACATTTGGATTTATGACACCCGCAGCAAGCAGGTGACCAACGTCACCAACAATGTGTCGCAAGACATCTTTCCCATGTGGATAGGCAACGAGATCTACTTCATAAGCGACCGCGACAAGCGCATGAACGTGTATTGCTACAACACCACAACCAAGTCGACTGCCAAGGTGACCAATTTCACCGACTATGATGTGAAGTTCCCCAGCTGTGGCGGCGGCAAGATTGTGTTTGAAAACGGCGGCTACATCTATGAGCTCGACCCCGCCAGCAAGCAATACAGCAAAATCAACGTCACACTCAACAGCGAGGACAACTTTGCACGCGAGGAGCAACGCAACGTGAAAGACTACATGACCAGCGGCAGCCTCTCGCCCGACGGCAACCGACTGGCCATCACAGCACGCGGCGAGGCCTTTGACGTGCCGGCCAGCAAAGGTGTGACCCGCAACATCACCCATACTCCCGGTGTGCACGAGCGCGATGCCAACTGGAGCCCCGACGGCAAACACATTGCCTACATAAGCGATGCCACCGGCGAGACCGAGTTGTGGATGCGGCCAGCCGGCGGCGGCCAGCCTGTGCAGCTCACCTCGGGAGCCAAGACCCGCATCAACGACTTCAACTGGAGCCCCGATGGCAAGAGCATCGTCTACACCAACCGCGACAACGAGATACGCCTGCTCGATGTCGCCTCCAAGACCTCTACCCTGCTGCGCCAAGACTCCATTTCGGCCTACCCCACCCCGCAATTCTCGCCCGACGGGCGTTGGATCACCTACTCGCAGGTGGCCAAGAACCAGCATTCGGTGGTATACGTCTACAACCTTGCCACCAAAAAAGAGTATGCTGTAACCGACAGCTGGTACGACAGCAACTCGCCTGCATTTTCGACCGACGGCAAGTATCTTATCTTTGCCTCGAGCCGCGACTTCAACCCTATATATAGCGAGATTGAGTGGAACTTTGCCTATCGCAACATGGAAGGCATCTACATGGTCATGCTCGACAAGAAGACGCCATCACCTTTTTTGCCAACCGACGACAAAGTCGAGGCCGTAACCGGCGATGCTGCAAAGTCACAGCCAGCTGCCACCAAGAAGGGCAAGAAAAATGGCAAAAACGACGCAGCGACAGCCCAGCCAGTCGTCACTATCGATAGCGACGGCCTGGCCCAGCGCATCGTGAAGGTGCCAGTGAGCGGCAACCACTATGGCAACTTCTACTGCGACGGACAACTGCTGTGGTACTACGGCAACGGCGGCACCCATCTCTACAATCTCAAGGAGCAGAAAGACGAGCTCATAGCCCCCGGAGCCTTGATGGATGTCACAGCCGACGCCAAGAAGGCCTGCTTCTTCAAAGACGGCAATTTCTATATCACCCAGCTGCCAAAGGGCAAAGTCGACTTTTCCAAGCCCGTGAATCTCAACGACCTGACGGCCACGATCAACTACCCGCAAGAGTGGAAAAACATCTACGACGAGGCTTGGCGCAACTACCGCGACGGCTTCTACTTGAAGAACATGCATGGTGTGGACTGGAACATGATACACGACAAGTATGCCGCACTGCTGCCCTGGGTGAAAAACCGCATCGACCTCACCTATGTGATAGGAGGCATGATAAGCGAGCTGGCCTGCGGCCATGCCTATGTCGACGGCGGCGACCATGTGCAGATAGACCGGCAAAACATAGGCATGCTCGGTGCCACGCTCTCACGTGAAGGCAAAGCCTACAAAATCACCAAGATCTACCAGGGAGCCCCCGACCGCGCACAATTGCGCAGCCCGCTGGCCGAGCCCGGCCTCGACGTGAAGGTGGGCGATTACATCACCGCTGTCGACGGCATGCCCACCGACACGGTGCTCAACATCTACTCGATGCTGCGAGGCAAGGCAGGCGTGCTCACCGAGCTCACCGTGGCCGCCTCGGCCAGTGGCGAGGGAGCACACAAGGTAGTGGTGAAACCCATCCAAGACGAGTATCAGCTCGCTCACTACGAGTGGGTGCAAAACAACATCAAGCATGTGGCCGAGAAGACCGGAGGCCGTGTGGGCTATGTCTACATCCCCGACATGGGTCCTGACGGCCTCAACGAGTTTGCCCGCTATTTCTTTGCCCAAATCGACAAGGAGGCACTCATTGTCGACGACCGCTACAACGGCGGCGGCAACATCTCGCCCATGGTCATCGAGCGCCTGCTGCGCCAGCCCTACCGCATGACGATGTTCCGCGGCTCCAGTTTCAACGGCACCATTCCCGAGCAGACGCTCTACGGTCCCAAGGTACTGCTCATCAACAAGTACTCGGCCAGCGATGGCGACCTGTTTCCCTGGAGTTTCAAAGCCAACAAGATAGGCAAGGTCGTAGGCACCCGCACCTGGGGCGGCATCATAGGCATCAACGGCAGCCTGCCCTATATCGACGGCACCAGCATCACCACGCCCTTCTTCACCAACTATGATGCCAAGACGGGCAAATGGATTGTGGAGAACCATGGTGTAGATCCCGACATCCTCATCGACAACGACCCGGTGAAGGAATACAATGGCGAGGACCAGCAACTCGACAAGGCCATCGAGGTCGTTCTCGACGAGCTCAAAAACTACAAGCCACTGCCCAAGACTCCTGCCCCGCGCACATTGAAGGACCTGGGCGTGGCCGAAAATTAA
- the rplS gene encoding 50S ribosomal protein L19, with protein MDLIKIAEQAFATKNEFPDFIPGDTVTVAYRIKEGNKERIQQYRGVVIKINGEGDKKRFTVRKISDGIGVERIFPMDSPFIDNIVVNKHGRVRRAKLYYLRKLTGKKARIKERRVVTKKEA; from the coding sequence ATGGACTTAATTAAAATTGCTGAGCAAGCATTTGCTACAAAAAACGAGTTCCCCGATTTCATTCCTGGCGACACTGTGACAGTGGCCTATCGCATCAAGGAAGGCAACAAGGAGCGTATTCAGCAGTATCGTGGTGTCGTAATCAAGATTAATGGCGAGGGCGACAAGAAGCGTTTCACCGTTCGCAAGATCAGCGATGGCATTGGTGTAGAGCGTATCTTCCCAATGGATTCGCCTTTTATCGACAACATTGTAGTGAACAAGCACGGCCGTGTGCGTCGCGCCAAGCTTTACTACCTGCGCAAGCTCACCGGCAAGAAGGCTCGCATCAAGGAGCGTCGTGTCGTTACCAAGAAGGAGGCTTGA